The following coding sequences are from one Mus pahari chromosome X, PAHARI_EIJ_v1.1, whole genome shotgun sequence window:
- the LOC110314089 gene encoding ragulator complex protein LAMTOR5 — protein MEATLEQHLEDTMKNPSIVGVLCTDSQGLNLGCHGTLSDEHAGVISVLAQQAAKLTSDPTDIPVVCLESDNGNIMIQKHDGITVAVHKMAS, from the coding sequence ATGGAGGCGACTTTGGAGCAGCATTTGGAGGACACAATGAAGAATCCATCCATTGTTGGAGTCCTATGCACAGATTCACAAGGACTTAATCTGGGCTGCCATGGCACCCTGTCCGATGAGCATGCTGGAGTGATATCTGTTCTAGCCCAGCAGGCAGCTAAGCTAACCTCTGACCCCACCGACATCCCTGTGGTTTGTTTAGAATCAGATAATGGGAACATTATGATCCAGAAACACGATGGCATCACAGTGGCTGTGCACAAAATGGCCTCTTGA